Proteins encoded within one genomic window of Schaalia sp. HMT-172:
- a CDS encoding acetate/propionate family kinase, with the protein MSSSSVLVINSGSSSIKYQLVDPETGDAIAKGLVERIGDPMGLIKHVYGDAVTEEELPVPDHTVGMREVLRLFDTEGPSLAEAGILAVGHRVVQGGRYFDGPALITDEVRNLIEELCPLAPLHNPAHLKGIDVARELMPDVPHVAVFDTAFFQQLPARSALYALETETAEKYSVRRYGAHGTSHQFVSQEIAKLEGRDDLKQIVMHLGNGASVSAVKNGKPIDTSMGLTPLEGLMMGTRTGDIDPAVVFHLQRVAGMSVDEVDTLFNKKSGMKGMTGESDMRSVWDMIHNDDDPEAQQRARTAMDVYINRLLKYVGSYTAELGGLDVITFTAGIGENDAAVRRELAEALAPFGVKIDVEANQVRSGEPRVVSTPDSAVTIYVFPTNEELAIARQALTFA; encoded by the coding sequence GTGTCCTCGTCCTCCGTTCTCGTCATTAACTCCGGTTCCTCCTCCATCAAGTACCAGCTCGTCGACCCCGAGACCGGCGACGCCATCGCCAAGGGCCTCGTCGAGCGCATCGGCGACCCAATGGGCCTCATCAAGCACGTGTACGGCGACGCCGTCACCGAGGAAGAGCTGCCGGTTCCCGACCACACCGTCGGCATGCGCGAAGTGCTGCGCCTCTTCGACACCGAGGGCCCGTCCCTGGCAGAAGCCGGCATCCTCGCCGTCGGCCACCGCGTCGTTCAGGGCGGCCGTTACTTCGACGGCCCAGCCCTCATCACCGACGAGGTCCGTAACCTCATCGAAGAGCTGTGCCCGCTGGCTCCCCTGCACAACCCCGCCCACCTCAAGGGCATCGACGTGGCGCGCGAGCTCATGCCCGACGTCCCCCACGTCGCCGTCTTCGACACCGCGTTCTTCCAGCAGCTGCCCGCCCGCTCGGCCCTGTACGCCCTGGAGACTGAGACCGCCGAGAAGTACTCGGTTCGTCGCTACGGCGCCCACGGCACCTCCCACCAGTTCGTCTCCCAGGAGATCGCGAAGCTGGAAGGCCGCGACGACCTCAAGCAGATCGTCATGCACCTGGGAAACGGCGCGTCCGTGTCCGCCGTCAAGAACGGCAAGCCGATCGACACGTCCATGGGCCTGACCCCCCTCGAGGGCCTCATGATGGGCACCCGCACCGGCGACATCGATCCCGCCGTCGTGTTCCACCTGCAGCGCGTGGCCGGCATGAGCGTCGACGAGGTCGACACCCTTTTCAACAAGAAGTCCGGCATGAAGGGCATGACGGGCGAGTCCGACATGCGCTCCGTGTGGGACATGATCCACAACGATGACGACCCCGAGGCCCAGCAGCGCGCCCGTACCGCCATGGACGTCTACATCAACCGCCTGCTGAAGTACGTGGGTTCCTACACCGCGGAGCTGGGTGGCCTGGACGTCATCACCTTCACCGCCGGCATCGGCGAAAACGACGCAGCAGTGCGCCGCGAGCTGGCCGAGGCCCTCGCTCCCTTCGGCGTCAAGATCGACGTGGAGGCGAACCAGGTTCGCTCCGGCGAGCCGCGCGTCGTCTCCACGCCCGACTCGGCCGTGACAATCTACGTCTTCCCGACCAACGAGGAGCTGGCGATCGCCCGCCAGGCGCTGACCTTCGCCTGA
- the pta gene encoding phosphate acetyltransferase has protein sequence MSRFIVVAPGSSEAAALATEELARVLGVTTVEALAGTTATDAALRPATALPAAVEAVRAAGDDALIVPAREASNRAFDHVAWNLSLAASTRAGVVLAFDAEGASAELLVEEIAAARLRAEASAATVVAVAFTGGAPEVASDLPVLTLPLGEDAAATLRATAAPTAVTPLAFQADLIERARGDRKRIVLPEPDDDRVLQAAAQVLAAGIADITFVGDADYVAKRAGELGLDLSAAQVVSVNDPAYLERYAEEFARLRAKKGVTLEQAREKVTDVSYFGTMMVHMGDADGMVSGAAHTTAHTIVPSFQIIKTAPGVSVVSSIFLMAMKDRVWAFGDCAVNPNPTPEQLADIAVTSAHTAAQFGVTPRVAMLSYSTGTSGAGPDVDAVVEATRLAREKAPELAIEGPIQFDAAVDAAVASKKLPGSDVAGKATVFVFPSLEAGNIGYKAVQRSSGAVAVGPVLQGLNKPVNDLSRGALVEDIVNTVALTAVQAQG, from the coding sequence GTGTCTCGTTTCATCGTCGTCGCCCCCGGTTCGTCGGAGGCAGCAGCCCTCGCCACCGAAGAGCTGGCGCGTGTCCTCGGCGTCACCACCGTTGAGGCCCTGGCCGGCACGACCGCCACCGATGCCGCCCTGCGCCCCGCCACCGCGCTGCCCGCCGCCGTCGAGGCCGTGCGCGCCGCCGGCGACGACGCGCTCATCGTGCCCGCCCGTGAGGCCTCGAACCGTGCCTTCGACCACGTCGCTTGGAACCTGAGCCTGGCCGCCTCCACCCGCGCCGGCGTCGTCCTCGCCTTCGATGCGGAGGGCGCCAGCGCGGAGCTCCTCGTCGAGGAAATCGCCGCCGCCCGCCTGCGCGCCGAGGCCTCGGCTGCCACCGTCGTCGCCGTGGCCTTCACCGGCGGAGCCCCCGAGGTCGCCTCCGACCTGCCCGTCCTGACCCTGCCCCTCGGCGAGGACGCCGCCGCCACGCTGCGCGCTACCGCCGCCCCCACGGCGGTCACGCCGCTCGCCTTCCAGGCCGACCTCATCGAACGCGCCCGCGGCGACCGCAAGCGCATCGTCCTGCCCGAGCCCGACGACGACCGCGTCCTGCAGGCCGCCGCCCAGGTCCTCGCCGCCGGCATCGCCGACATCACCTTCGTGGGCGACGCCGACTACGTCGCCAAGCGCGCCGGCGAGCTCGGCCTCGACCTGAGCGCCGCCCAGGTCGTCTCCGTGAACGACCCCGCCTACCTCGAGCGCTACGCCGAAGAGTTCGCGCGCCTGCGCGCCAAGAAGGGCGTCACCCTCGAGCAGGCCCGTGAGAAGGTCACCGACGTGTCCTACTTCGGCACCATGATGGTTCACATGGGCGACGCCGACGGCATGGTCTCGGGCGCTGCCCACACGACCGCGCACACGATCGTTCCCTCCTTCCAGATCATCAAGACCGCCCCCGGCGTCTCCGTCGTCTCCTCCATCTTCCTCATGGCGATGAAGGACCGCGTGTGGGCATTCGGCGACTGCGCCGTCAACCCCAACCCCACACCCGAGCAGCTCGCCGACATCGCCGTGACATCTGCGCACACCGCCGCCCAGTTCGGCGTCACCCCGCGCGTCGCCATGCTGTCCTATTCCACCGGCACCTCCGGGGCCGGCCCGGACGTTGACGCCGTCGTCGAGGCGACCCGCCTCGCCCGCGAGAAGGCCCCCGAGCTGGCCATCGAAGGCCCCATCCAGTTCGACGCGGCCGTCGACGCGGCCGTCGCCTCCAAGAAGCTGCCCGGCTCCGACGTCGCCGGCAAGGCCACCGTCTTCGTCTTCCCCTCCCTGGAAGCCGGAAACATCGGCTACAAGGCCGTCCAGCGTTCCTCCGGCGCCGTGGCCGTCGGCCCGGTCCTACAGGGCCTCAACAAGCCCGTCAACGACCTGTCGCGCGGCGCCCTCGTCGAAGACATCGTCAACACCGTCGCCCTGACCGCCGTTCAAGCCCAGGGCTGA